One Pseudomonas muyukensis DNA segment encodes these proteins:
- a CDS encoding MBL fold metallo-hydrolase — protein MKAFLLLGVFLLMAPLPSPAGEPAPHRDGRFHNQAELPQDGVLKKLRIGLKYLLLRKPPETRPGSALSMQPMTRQQVVDAPDHSLWRLGHSTVLLKLRGRFFITDPVFAERASPVQWAGPLRFHAPPLALDDLPPLTAVILSHDHFDHLDEQAIRRLAPRTEYFLAPLGVGDLLVAWGVPAAKVRQLDWWQDTEVEGVRFVATPAQHFSGRGLFDSNRRLWASWVVIDESLRVFFSGDTGYFAGFREIGERFGPFDITLMETGAYNLAWPNVHMQPEQSLQAHLDVRGRWLLPIHNGTFDLSTHSWQEPYERILALASAAQVPLSTPQMGERVSLDSPHAGQNWWRPRPLRQQGKAAERAVAAR, from the coding sequence ATGAAGGCCTTCCTCTTGCTCGGAGTGTTCCTGCTCATGGCTCCCTTGCCTTCACCCGCCGGCGAGCCGGCACCGCATCGGGATGGACGCTTTCACAACCAGGCCGAACTGCCCCAGGACGGCGTGCTCAAGAAGCTGCGCATCGGCCTGAAGTACCTGCTGTTGCGCAAGCCGCCCGAGACCCGGCCCGGCAGTGCGCTCAGCATGCAGCCGATGACCCGCCAGCAGGTGGTCGATGCGCCGGATCACAGTTTGTGGCGCCTGGGGCACTCCACCGTGCTGTTGAAGCTGCGCGGGCGCTTCTTCATTACCGACCCGGTGTTCGCCGAACGCGCCTCGCCCGTGCAGTGGGCCGGACCGTTGCGCTTCCATGCGCCGCCGCTGGCGCTGGACGATCTGCCGCCGCTGACGGCGGTGATCCTGTCCCACGATCATTTCGACCACCTCGACGAACAGGCGATACGCCGGTTGGCGCCGCGTACCGAGTATTTCCTCGCGCCGCTTGGGGTGGGCGACCTGCTGGTGGCGTGGGGCGTGCCGGCTGCCAAGGTGCGGCAACTGGACTGGTGGCAAGACACCGAGGTCGAGGGCGTGCGCTTCGTCGCCACGCCGGCGCAGCATTTTTCGGGGCGTGGGTTGTTCGACAGCAACCGCAGGCTGTGGGCGTCCTGGGTGGTGATCGACGAGAGTTTGCGGGTGTTCTTCAGTGGTGACACCGGGTACTTCGCGGGCTTTCGTGAAATCGGCGAGCGTTTCGGGCCATTCGATATCACCCTGATGGAGACTGGCGCCTACAACCTGGCCTGGCCCAATGTGCACATGCAGCCTGAGCAGAGCCTGCAGGCGCATCTGGATGTGCGGGGGCGCTGGCTGCTGCCGATTCACAACGGCACGTTCGATTTGTCGACTCACAGTTGGCAGGAGCCTTATGAACGCATCCTGGCGTTGGCCAGCGCGGCACAGGTGCCGTTGAGCACGCCCCAGATGGGGGAGCGGGTCAGCCTGGACTCGCCCCATGCCGGGCAGAACTGGTGGCGACCGCGGCCTTTGCGTCAGCAGGGGAAGGCGGCGGAACGGGCGGTGGCGGCGCGGTAG
- a CDS encoding acetolactate synthase large subunit yields the protein MAKAADVVVQCLENEGVEYVFGIPGEENLDLLESLRKSKIKLVLTRHEQSAGFMAATYGRLTGKTGVSLSTLGPGATNLVTASAYAYLGGMPMMMITGQKPIKKSKQGRFQIIDVCGMMDPITKYTHQFASADNIPARMREAFRLAEEEKPGAVHLELPEDIAAEQTDALPIPRSLHRRPLAEHVAIEAAVEKLKNARNPILVIGAGANRKMTAKVLKQLIDKTGIPFITTQMGKGVVDERHPRFLGNAALSSGDFVHRAVEAADLIVNIGHDVIEKPPFFMVRGGTEVIHVSFRSAEVDAVYFPQVEVIGDIANAVWQISEALTDTSHWDFTRLMAIREANEAQIAEGADDDRFPVYPQRMVADIRRALPSEGIVALDNGIYKIWFARNYKAHKPNTVLLDNALATMGAGLPSAMASHLVYPDRPVISVCGDGGFMMNSQELETAVRLGMHITVVILRDDGYGMIRWKQANMGFTDFGLDYGNPDFVKYAEAYGANGHRVESAEAFLPLLEHCIKTPGVHVIDCPVDYSENDRILNSELRERALAV from the coding sequence ATGGCCAAGGCCGCCGATGTCGTTGTGCAATGCCTGGAAAACGAAGGTGTCGAATATGTGTTCGGCATCCCCGGCGAGGAAAACCTCGACCTGCTCGAGTCCCTGCGCAAATCGAAGATCAAGCTGGTACTGACCCGCCACGAGCAGTCCGCAGGCTTCATGGCTGCCACCTATGGCCGCCTGACCGGCAAGACCGGCGTCAGCCTGTCGACCCTCGGCCCAGGTGCCACCAACCTGGTGACCGCCAGTGCCTACGCCTATCTGGGCGGCATGCCGATGATGATGATTACCGGCCAGAAGCCGATCAAGAAGTCCAAGCAAGGTCGCTTCCAGATCATCGATGTGTGCGGCATGATGGACCCCATCACCAAGTACACCCACCAGTTCGCGTCGGCCGACAACATCCCGGCGCGCATGCGTGAAGCTTTCCGCCTGGCCGAAGAAGAGAAGCCGGGTGCCGTGCACCTGGAACTGCCGGAAGACATCGCTGCCGAGCAGACCGACGCGCTGCCGATCCCGCGCAGCCTGCACCGTCGCCCGCTGGCCGAGCACGTGGCCATCGAAGCGGCCGTCGAGAAGCTGAAGAACGCCCGTAACCCGATCCTGGTGATCGGTGCCGGTGCCAACCGCAAGATGACCGCCAAGGTCCTCAAGCAACTGATCGACAAGACCGGCATCCCGTTCATCACCACCCAGATGGGTAAAGGCGTGGTCGACGAGCGTCACCCGCGCTTCCTGGGCAACGCCGCGCTGTCCTCGGGTGACTTCGTCCACCGCGCCGTCGAAGCCGCCGACCTGATCGTCAACATCGGTCACGACGTCATCGAGAAGCCGCCATTCTTCATGGTGCGTGGCGGCACCGAAGTGATCCACGTGAGCTTCCGCTCGGCTGAGGTGGATGCGGTGTACTTCCCGCAGGTGGAAGTGATCGGCGATATCGCCAACGCCGTCTGGCAGATCAGCGAAGCGTTGACCGACACCAGCCACTGGGACTTCACCCGCCTGATGGCCATCCGTGAAGCCAACGAAGCGCAGATCGCCGAAGGCGCCGACGACGACCGCTTCCCGGTCTACCCGCAGCGCATGGTCGCCGACATCCGTCGCGCCCTGCCGTCCGAAGGCATCGTTGCCCTGGACAACGGTATCTACAAGATCTGGTTCGCCCGCAACTACAAGGCGCACAAGCCCAACACCGTACTGCTGGACAACGCCCTGGCGACCATGGGCGCCGGCCTGCCATCGGCCATGGCTTCGCACCTGGTCTACCCGGATCGCCCGGTCATCTCGGTATGCGGCGACGGCGGCTTCATGATGAACAGCCAGGAACTGGAAACCGCGGTACGTTTGGGCATGCACATCACCGTGGTGATCCTGCGTGACGATGGCTACGGCATGATCCGCTGGAAGCAGGCCAACATGGGCTTCACCGATTTCGGCCTGGACTACGGCAACCCGGACTTCGTCAAGTACGCCGAAGCCTATGGGGCCAACGGTCACCGCGTGGAAAGCGCCGAAGCCTTCCTGCCGCTGCTCGAGCACTGCATCAAGACCCCAGGCGTGCACGTGATCGACTGCCCGGTGGACTACAGCGAGAACGACCGCATCCTCAACAGCGAGCTGCGTGAGCGCGCGCTGGCGGTCTAA
- a CDS encoding flavin monoamine oxidase family protein, whose amino-acid sequence MTIGSTHNHPADLAIEPIAPVLPWAARFPNPPDLCFDYRRLVEQHDGIAQANRPDHRICIVGAGITGLTVARELLRCGFTQITLIEQAQRVGGRHLTVVNHDEQGQPSAPFEMGAMRMPFFNRTAEPPKDGRSLMAFYADLFDLRISDFPNPGTPWVNATGIYLREGQLDGEGEPELLIWKNPEGHTPPPTEKLQKVHGKWQRFAQRFAQQVAAIYGTEQWRSQWAAIVERYHRLSFRDLVLLPAVEVWSPTAPGDFGGLGMDAEESSIFYAIGIGDGSWGAFYDVCCLYPLRTAIFGFSSHLQLVHGRVDEQGVPLPAPYAALQTVPDSRGLQFQAPSYIGLAAMDEALLFMDIQTLGTSLYRQCLEREDGLLTDSSVCGLHKLADGRIRVEYRWQHSAPARAKNLSAEFDSVVLTTPSWLIETGMRLEGFNREMLPQSIIDAWKHAHWETSCKVYAPLHKRFLAQHPNLPQILVTDSFVHDVYAYRYDASHAQDCILLSYTWEDDATKLALFSDQALAAKCVQELDRILLRCTNVAEPISPYIDTRNIRIQRWMSDRNALGCAKLYRAGTYYDAVSLMKYNRDLSERSGLYLAGESFSVDAGWTEPCLRTAIDTVINLCAHTGASFNAGFTLDHYPEYALAPQRV is encoded by the coding sequence ATGACCATCGGATCCACGCACAACCATCCTGCCGATCTGGCGATCGAGCCAATCGCTCCAGTGCTGCCCTGGGCTGCGCGTTTCCCTAATCCCCCCGACCTGTGTTTCGACTACCGCCGTCTGGTCGAGCAGCACGACGGTATTGCCCAGGCCAACCGGCCTGATCATCGCATCTGTATCGTCGGCGCTGGCATCACCGGCCTCACGGTCGCCCGGGAGCTGCTGCGCTGCGGCTTTACCCAAATCACTCTCATCGAGCAGGCACAGCGTGTTGGGGGCCGTCACCTGACGGTGGTCAATCACGATGAGCAAGGTCAACCGTCGGCTCCGTTCGAGATGGGCGCCATGCGCATGCCGTTTTTCAATCGCACCGCAGAGCCTCCCAAGGACGGGCGCTCGCTGATGGCGTTCTACGCTGATCTGTTCGACCTGCGCATCTCGGACTTTCCCAACCCAGGGACGCCTTGGGTCAATGCAACGGGTATCTATTTGCGCGAGGGACAGCTGGATGGAGAGGGCGAGCCCGAGCTGCTGATCTGGAAAAACCCTGAAGGGCATACGCCGCCACCTACCGAAAAGCTGCAAAAAGTGCATGGCAAATGGCAGCGCTTTGCTCAACGCTTTGCGCAGCAGGTCGCGGCGATCTACGGTACCGAGCAATGGCGCTCGCAATGGGCTGCCATTGTCGAGCGTTATCACAGGCTGTCGTTCCGTGACCTGGTACTGCTGCCGGCCGTGGAGGTTTGGAGCCCGACAGCACCGGGCGATTTTGGCGGCCTGGGTATGGACGCCGAGGAGTCGTCAATCTTCTATGCAATCGGTATTGGCGATGGCAGTTGGGGCGCGTTCTACGATGTATGTTGCCTTTACCCCTTGCGCACGGCGATTTTTGGTTTCAGTAGCCATTTGCAGCTGGTTCATGGACGGGTGGATGAACAGGGTGTTCCGCTCCCTGCGCCCTATGCGGCGCTGCAAACGGTACCCGACAGCCGAGGGCTGCAGTTCCAGGCTCCGTCCTATATAGGCCTGGCCGCGATGGACGAGGCACTGCTGTTCATGGACATCCAGACGCTGGGCACGTCCTTGTACCGCCAGTGCCTCGAGCGGGAGGATGGGTTGTTGACCGACAGTTCGGTGTGTGGGCTGCACAAGCTAGCCGATGGACGCATAAGGGTCGAATACCGCTGGCAGCATAGCGCTCCGGCCAGGGCAAAAAACCTGAGTGCCGAGTTCGATAGCGTGGTGCTGACCACGCCGTCCTGGCTGATCGAAACAGGAATGCGCCTCGAGGGCTTCAACCGCGAAATGCTGCCGCAATCGATCATCGACGCCTGGAAGCACGCGCATTGGGAAACCAGTTGCAAGGTCTATGCGCCCCTGCACAAGCGCTTTCTGGCGCAACACCCAAACCTGCCGCAGATCTTGGTCACCGACAGTTTCGTGCACGATGTCTACGCCTATCGCTATGACGCCAGCCACGCCCAGGACTGCATCCTGCTCAGCTACACCTGGGAAGACGATGCCACCAAGCTTGCGCTGTTCAGCGACCAGGCGCTCGCAGCCAAGTGCGTGCAGGAGCTCGACCGGATCCTGCTGCGCTGCACCAACGTCGCTGAACCGATCTCGCCTTACATTGATACCCGAAACATTCGCATACAACGGTGGATGTCAGATCGTAATGCACTGGGCTGTGCGAAATTGTACCGGGCGGGGACGTACTACGACGCGGTGAGCCTGATGAAATACAACCGCGACCTGAGCGAGCGCTCGGGGCTCTACCTGGCCGGCGAGTCCTTTTCGGTCGATGCGGGCTGGACGGAGCCCTGCCTGCGTACCGCCATCGATACGGTGATCAACCTGTGCGCTCATACCGGTGCATCGTTCAACGCAGGCTTCACCCTCGACCATTACCCCGAATACGCACTGGCGCCACAACGGGTTTGA
- a CDS encoding nitrilase family protein has translation MQESSIPVSPVRIAVIQCDPQVGIEHCEGNLNRGLALTRRAIREGANLIVLPELANTGYSFHSRAEAYAHAEPLQGGDSLRAWADLAREHKVYLAAGFAERDGHKLYDSAVLFGPEGLLGHYRKAHLWNQEKLWFTPGDLGFPVFETPIGRIGLLICWDIWFPEVPRLLAAQGADIICSLNNWVWTPPPLFDEAGRCMASYLTMTAAHVNNVYIAAANRIGRERGGRFLGCSLIAGTHGWPLGEVANAEEECILYADVDLSAARSAPIWNSLNDLPRDRRTDLYDATLGYRLHPPMPR, from the coding sequence ATGCAGGAATCCAGCATTCCCGTTAGCCCTGTGCGCATCGCTGTCATCCAGTGCGATCCCCAGGTGGGGATCGAGCATTGCGAAGGTAACCTGAACCGGGGCCTGGCCCTGACCCGGCGCGCAATACGTGAAGGTGCCAACCTGATCGTGCTGCCCGAGTTGGCCAACACTGGCTATAGCTTCCACTCGCGGGCCGAAGCGTATGCCCATGCCGAGCCATTGCAGGGCGGTGACAGCCTGCGGGCCTGGGCCGACCTTGCCCGTGAGCACAAGGTCTATCTGGCTGCGGGGTTCGCCGAACGGGATGGCCACAAGCTTTATGACAGCGCGGTGTTGTTCGGCCCCGAGGGGCTGCTCGGCCATTACCGCAAGGCGCATCTGTGGAACCAGGAAAAACTTTGGTTTACCCCCGGTGACCTGGGCTTTCCGGTGTTCGAAACCCCAATCGGCCGCATCGGCCTGCTGATCTGCTGGGACATCTGGTTCCCGGAGGTGCCTCGGTTGCTGGCGGCACAGGGCGCCGACATCATCTGCAGCCTGAACAACTGGGTATGGACGCCGCCACCGCTGTTCGATGAAGCGGGGCGCTGCATGGCATCGTACCTGACCATGACCGCCGCCCATGTCAACAACGTCTACATTGCCGCCGCCAACCGCATAGGTCGTGAGCGCGGCGGGCGCTTCCTCGGTTGCTCGCTGATCGCCGGCACCCATGGCTGGCCCCTGGGCGAGGTGGCCAACGCCGAGGAGGAATGCATCCTGTACGCCGATGTGGATCTGAGCGCCGCGCGCTCGGCACCGATCTGGAACAGCCTCAACGACCTGCCTCGTGACCGGCGCACCGACCTGTACGACGCCACGCTGGGTTATCGCCTGCATCCGCCGATGCCACGTTGA
- a CDS encoding asparaginase yields the protein MSQAPLPRLVIASLGGTVSMQAVAPGQGVTPQLDCAALLASLPQLAALAQIDTATLCLLPSASLGFQGLLEVLAWARAQVQGGAQAVVLSQGTDTMEETAYFLDLLWPFEAPLVMTGAMRAASQPGADGPANLLAAVQVATTQASRGRGVLVVINDQIHLAAQVRKTASLALAAFESPGEGPLGVLVEGIVRYRQPPSPRRVVPEPGRDAPRIALLEACLDADTMLLHALPDLGYTGLVVAGFGAGHVSRAWADALADLARHMPVIVATRTGSGPTARATYGFVGGEIDLLARGIHMAGTLCPRKCRILLWLLSAAGEADSLEGWLLN from the coding sequence ATGAGCCAGGCGCCATTGCCCAGGCTGGTGATCGCCAGCCTGGGTGGCACGGTCAGCATGCAGGCTGTCGCGCCCGGTCAGGGCGTAACACCGCAACTCGATTGCGCAGCGTTGCTGGCCTCGCTGCCGCAGTTGGCTGCGCTTGCGCAGATCGATACCGCCACGCTGTGCCTGTTGCCGAGTGCCTCGCTCGGTTTCCAGGGCTTGTTGGAGGTGCTGGCCTGGGCGCGCGCGCAAGTGCAGGGCGGAGCGCAGGCCGTGGTATTGAGCCAAGGGACCGACACAATGGAGGAAACGGCCTACTTCCTCGACCTGCTATGGCCATTCGAGGCGCCGTTGGTCATGACCGGTGCCATGCGCGCGGCCAGCCAGCCGGGGGCCGATGGGCCGGCCAACCTGTTGGCGGCAGTGCAGGTGGCTACGACGCAGGCCAGCAGGGGGCGGGGCGTGCTGGTCGTGATCAATGATCAGATCCACCTGGCCGCCCAGGTGCGCAAGACGGCAAGCCTGGCGTTGGCCGCGTTCGAGTCCCCGGGTGAAGGGCCGTTGGGCGTGCTGGTCGAGGGCATCGTCCGCTATCGTCAGCCACCTTCTCCACGTCGAGTCGTGCCTGAACCGGGAAGGGATGCTCCGCGTATCGCCTTGCTGGAAGCCTGCCTCGATGCCGACACGATGCTGCTCCATGCCTTGCCTGACCTTGGCTATACAGGGCTGGTGGTCGCGGGCTTTGGTGCCGGGCATGTGTCCAGGGCGTGGGCCGATGCACTGGCCGATCTTGCCCGTCACATGCCGGTCATCGTTGCCACACGCACCGGGAGCGGGCCGACAGCCAGGGCCACGTACGGTTTCGTCGGCGGTGAAATCGACCTGCTGGCCAGGGGGATCCATATGGCGGGTACGTTGTGTCCGCGCAAATGCCGCATCCTACTCTGGCTGCTGAGCGCTGCGGGCGAAGCGGATTCGCTGGAGGGCTGGCTGCTGAACTAG
- a CDS encoding UPF0149 family protein yields the protein MLPALSEKELDRLEDLLITYGNDYSVLNLAELNGFFTALASSPNKVNPEQWLPSVAGGKVPKFKKPAHEEAYTALMLRYASQVAQELADDLEHFEPLFEESEGEEGPAIILEEWCFGYMRGTQVAEWSELPPEQDRLLKAISLHGLEDNFELLDSMSVDELQACVPQVVEAARGLYQHQQQHRH from the coding sequence ATGCTCCCCGCACTCAGCGAAAAAGAACTCGACCGCCTAGAAGACCTGCTGATCACCTACGGCAACGACTATTCGGTGCTCAACCTTGCCGAACTCAACGGTTTCTTCACCGCCCTGGCCAGTTCCCCCAACAAGGTCAACCCCGAGCAATGGCTGCCCTCTGTCGCCGGTGGCAAGGTGCCGAAGTTCAAGAAGCCGGCCCATGAAGAAGCGTATACCGCGCTGATGCTGCGTTACGCCAGCCAGGTGGCGCAAGAGCTGGCCGATGACCTCGAGCACTTCGAACCGCTGTTCGAGGAGAGCGAAGGCGAGGAGGGGCCGGCGATCATTCTCGAAGAATGGTGCTTCGGCTACATGCGCGGTACCCAAGTGGCCGAGTGGAGCGAGCTGCCGCCGGAGCAGGATCGCCTGCTCAAGGCCATTTCCCTGCACGGCCTGGAGGACAATTTCGAGCTGCTCGATTCGATGAGCGTCGATGAACTTCAGGCCTGTGTGCCGCAGGTGGTCGAGGCGGCGCGGGGGTTGTATCAGCATCAGCAACAGCACCGTCATTGA
- a CDS encoding glutathione S-transferase family protein: MPSPIKLYNFPKSGHAHRIELMLSLLELPTELVFVDLAKGEHKQPEFLAINPFGQVPVIDDNGIVIADSNAILVYLAKAYGGERWLPADPVGAAHVQRWLSVAAGPLAFGPAAARLVTVFGASFNTDEVIGRTHTLLKVIDAELAKGPFLVGDQATIADIANYSYIAHAPEGNVSLEPYANVRAWLARIEALPGFVPMPRTVIGLQTTL, from the coding sequence ATGCCAAGCCCGATCAAGCTGTACAACTTCCCCAAGTCCGGCCACGCCCACCGCATCGAGCTGATGCTGTCGCTGCTCGAACTGCCTACCGAGCTGGTCTTCGTCGACCTGGCCAAGGGTGAGCACAAGCAGCCTGAATTCCTGGCCATCAACCCGTTCGGCCAGGTGCCGGTGATCGATGACAACGGCATCGTCATCGCCGATTCCAACGCCATCCTGGTCTACCTGGCCAAGGCCTACGGCGGTGAGCGCTGGTTGCCTGCGGATCCGGTCGGTGCCGCGCACGTGCAGCGCTGGCTGTCGGTGGCGGCAGGTCCCCTGGCCTTCGGCCCGGCAGCGGCACGCCTGGTGACAGTGTTCGGCGCCTCGTTCAACACCGACGAAGTGATTGGCCGCACCCATACCCTGCTTAAAGTGATCGACGCCGAACTGGCCAAGGGGCCGTTCCTGGTCGGCGACCAGGCGACCATCGCCGATATCGCCAACTACTCGTACATCGCCCATGCCCCCGAGGGCAACGTGTCGCTGGAGCCTTACGCCAATGTGCGCGCCTGGCTGGCCCGGATCGAGGCGCTGCCGGGCTTCGTGCCGATGCCACGTACCGTCATCGGTTTGCAGACCACGCTCTGA
- a CDS encoding FAD-binding oxidoreductase encodes MRSPWHAGEKRLQEHVGVAQRMEAFGQKVIRDFMPDQHRAFYQQLPFLVAGVVDAAGTPWATLLEGAEGFVSSPDPRQLLIGAAPAADDPATPGLVDGGAIGLLGIELHTRRRNRLNGLIRRASAGQLEVVVEQSFGNCPQYIQLREYTRVDEPPQARRDPSALDAATRAMIENADTFFVASYVEQENGQRAVDVSHRGGRPGFVRVEGNRLTIPDYAGNLHFNTLGNLLVNPVAGLLFVDFSTGDVLQVSGRTEVILDSPLISAFEGAERIWTLDIEQVVVRPAAVSLRWAFQAYAPTSLMTGTWSEAEERLQQRERQRQWLTWRVLRIEQESRDIRSFYLQPKAGTTVAFAPGQHIPVRLQVDGEAPLIRTYSLSSAPSDGHLRISVKAQGPGSNYLHQQLQVGDLLQVRLPMGNFTLDHTSDRPLVLVGAGVGITPLIAMLREQLALGLGRRIYLFHGGRSLADLPFQQELTELQQHAGGLLSIHRALSLPEPQAVQGRDYAFASRLGIEQIKATLPLDDYDFYLCGPASFTQDLYEGLRTVHVPDARIHAEAFGPSTLRRHTDDNQPTLQQPPPASESVAVYFASSAKEARWVPGGGTLLELAESRGLSPEFSCRGGSCGTCRTKLVSGQVHYPNPPAELPEAGSVLICCAIPAQAEGGAQAVVLEL; translated from the coding sequence ATGCGATCGCCCTGGCATGCAGGTGAAAAACGGCTGCAGGAGCACGTCGGTGTTGCGCAGCGCATGGAGGCATTCGGCCAGAAGGTCATCCGCGACTTCATGCCCGACCAGCATCGCGCGTTCTACCAGCAGTTGCCGTTCCTGGTGGCCGGCGTCGTGGATGCTGCTGGCACCCCCTGGGCGACGCTGCTCGAAGGCGCGGAAGGCTTCGTCAGCTCGCCCGATCCCCGGCAACTGCTGATCGGCGCCGCGCCTGCCGCTGATGACCCGGCCACGCCGGGCCTGGTGGACGGAGGGGCCATCGGCTTGCTGGGGATCGAACTGCATACCCGGCGACGCAACCGGCTCAATGGCCTGATCCGCAGGGCCAGCGCCGGTCAGCTGGAGGTGGTGGTCGAGCAGTCGTTCGGCAACTGCCCCCAGTACATCCAGCTGCGCGAATACACCCGCGTCGACGAACCGCCGCAGGCGCGTCGGGACCCATCGGCACTCGATGCCGCAACCCGCGCCATGATCGAAAACGCCGACACCTTCTTTGTCGCCAGTTACGTCGAGCAGGAAAACGGCCAACGTGCCGTGGACGTGTCCCACCGCGGCGGCCGGCCCGGTTTCGTCAGGGTCGAAGGCAATCGCCTGACCATCCCCGACTATGCCGGCAACCTGCATTTCAACACCCTCGGCAACCTGCTGGTCAACCCGGTTGCCGGCCTGTTGTTCGTCGACTTCAGCACGGGCGATGTACTGCAGGTTTCAGGGCGAACCGAGGTGATTCTCGACAGCCCGCTGATCAGCGCGTTCGAGGGGGCCGAGCGAATCTGGACCCTGGACATCGAGCAGGTGGTGGTCCGCCCGGCCGCGGTGTCGTTGCGCTGGGCCTTCCAGGCGTACGCCCCCACCAGCCTGATGACCGGCACCTGGAGTGAAGCCGAAGAGCGCCTGCAGCAGCGTGAGCGCCAGCGCCAATGGCTGACCTGGCGCGTGCTGCGCATCGAGCAGGAAAGCCGCGATATCCGTTCGTTCTACCTGCAACCCAAGGCGGGTACGACGGTGGCCTTCGCGCCCGGCCAGCATATCCCCGTGCGCTTGCAGGTGGATGGGGAGGCACCGCTGATCCGCACTTACAGCCTGTCCAGCGCGCCGTCCGATGGCCACCTGCGTATCAGCGTCAAGGCGCAAGGGCCTGGTTCAAACTATCTGCACCAGCAGTTGCAGGTGGGCGACCTTTTGCAGGTACGCCTGCCCATGGGCAATTTCACCCTGGATCACACCAGCGACCGGCCCCTCGTGCTGGTTGGGGCGGGCGTTGGTATCACCCCGCTGATCGCCATGCTGCGCGAACAACTGGCCTTGGGGCTGGGGCGGCGCATCTACCTGTTCCACGGTGGCCGTTCGCTGGCCGACCTGCCGTTCCAGCAGGAACTGACCGAACTCCAGCAGCATGCCGGTGGCCTGCTGAGCATTCACCGCGCCCTGAGCCTGCCCGAACCCCAAGCCGTGCAGGGCCGCGACTACGCCTTCGCCAGCCGCCTGGGCATCGAACAGATCAAGGCCACCTTGCCGCTGGACGACTACGACTTCTACCTGTGCGGCCCGGCCAGCTTCACCCAGGATCTCTACGAGGGGCTGCGCACGGTGCATGTGCCCGACGCCCGCATCCATGCCGAAGCCTTCGGCCCTTCGACTCTGCGCCGCCATACCGACGACAACCAACCCACCCTGCAGCAACCGCCGCCCGCCAGCGAGTCGGTGGCGGTGTACTTCGCCAGCTCAGCCAAGGAAGCGCGCTGGGTGCCTGGTGGCGGTACTTTGCTGGAACTGGCGGAGAGCCGTGGCCTGTCGCCGGAATTCAGCTGCCGAGGGGGCTCCTGCGGCACCTGCAGGACCAAGCTGGTCAGCGGCCAGGTCCACTATCCGAACCCGCCCGCCGAACTGCCCGAAGCCGGTAGTGTGCTGATCTGCTGCGCGATTCCGGCCCAGGCCGAGGGCGGCGCTCAAGCCGTGGTGCTGGAGCTCTAG
- a CDS encoding LysR family transcriptional regulator: MDQIHLMKVFVAVGELESFAAAARRLAISPAAVTRAVSALEEQLGVKLLLRTTRSVRLTEAGGRYLEDTRHILASIIEANEAAAGINAAPKGDLAVTAPILFGKKFVMPCIVRYLQQYPEVDVSAFFLDRVVNLVEEGMDVAVRIGQLPDSGLKALRVGKMRRLLCASPEYLERHGTPRHPSELQKHEVIAAGTLSPRTDWRFGAIDDPTLIRMKPRLTVTSNDAAIAAASAGLGIARLLSYQVADEVAAGRLQVILAEYEEAPWPIHILHRESKYGSTKVRTFIDMLAEHLRSQVHLA, from the coding sequence ATGGACCAGATCCACCTGATGAAAGTGTTCGTGGCCGTGGGCGAGCTGGAAAGCTTCGCCGCCGCTGCCCGTCGCCTGGCCATCTCGCCGGCGGCGGTGACCCGCGCGGTCAGCGCCCTGGAAGAACAGCTCGGGGTCAAGCTGCTGCTGCGCACCACCCGCAGCGTGCGCCTGACCGAGGCCGGCGGGCGCTATCTGGAAGATACTCGGCATATCCTCGCCAGCATTATCGAAGCCAACGAAGCCGCCGCCGGCATCAATGCCGCGCCCAAGGGCGACCTGGCGGTGACTGCGCCGATCCTGTTCGGCAAGAAGTTCGTCATGCCCTGCATCGTGCGCTACCTGCAGCAGTACCCCGAGGTGGACGTCTCGGCGTTCTTCCTCGACCGTGTGGTGAACCTGGTGGAGGAGGGCATGGACGTGGCCGTGCGCATCGGCCAGTTGCCCGACTCGGGCCTCAAGGCGCTGCGGGTGGGCAAGATGCGCCGGTTGCTATGCGCCTCGCCCGAATACCTGGAGCGTCATGGCACGCCGCGCCATCCTTCGGAGTTGCAGAAGCACGAAGTCATCGCCGCCGGGACCCTGTCACCGCGCACGGACTGGCGCTTCGGCGCCATCGACGACCCGACGCTGATCCGCATGAAGCCGCGCCTGACCGTGACCAGCAACGACGCCGCCATCGCCGCGGCCAGTGCCGGGCTCGGGATCGCACGGCTACTGTCGTACCAGGTGGCGGATGAAGTGGCGGCGGGGCGCTTGCAGGTGATCCTGGCCGAGTACGAGGAAGCGCCGTGGCCGATCCATATCCTGCATCGCGAGAGCAAATATGGCTCGACCAAGGTGCGGACCTTTATCGATATGCTGGCCGAGCATTTGCGTAGCCAGGTGCATCTGGCTTGA